The Phoenix dactylifera cultivar Barhee BC4 chromosome 17, palm_55x_up_171113_PBpolish2nd_filt_p, whole genome shotgun sequence genome contains a region encoding:
- the LOC120104155 gene encoding capping protein inhibiting regulator of actin dynamics-like gives MSRQALGKRKRYILGFGVGPKPSSSSSTPSRMSQDHVGKLQKLKAEMEEMKMEREELRRQLEQERRECEEEKKEREEEQKQITHLTSLVTKFLKERLKHTSHLSIMMGPCIQLVVQILVDTWWSYEHACEI, from the exons atgtctaggcaagcacttggaaaaaggaagagatacATTCTTGGATTTGGGGTTGGGCCAaagccctcttcatcttcttccacaccTAGTCGTATGTCACAAGACCATGTTGGAAAGTTGCAGAAACTTAAAGCTgagatggaggagatgaagatggagcgtgaggagctgcggaggcaattggagcaagagagaagagagtgtgaggaggaaaagaaagagcgaGAGGAAGAACAGAAGCAAATTACACATCTTACAAGTTTGGTGACAAAGTTCTTAAAGGAAAGACTCAAACACACAAGTCATctatccatcatgatggggccatgtattcaactggtggtacaaatactcgttg ATACATGGTGGAGTTATGAGCATGCATGTGAAATCTAG